A stretch of Prunus dulcis chromosome 6, ALMONDv2, whole genome shotgun sequence DNA encodes these proteins:
- the LOC117631241 gene encoding serine carboxypeptidase-like 2 produces the protein MIFNLLLCSKPQLVTCTIIKSLPGFPGSLPFKLETGYIGADEKEDVQLFYYFVESERNPRDDPLMLWLTGGPTCSGLSGLAFEIGPMKFNMVEYNGSLPTFVINPYSWTKVSSIIFVDAPIGTGFSYSRSSKGSSDTFFVNHIYGFLKKWLLSHPEFISNPIYVAGDSFSGMIVPVVAEEIAKGIEAGSIPEINFKGYLLGNPSTDINIDANSRVPFAHRLALIPDELYKSAKKSCRGLYTGINQSNKQCAMDLQAFSVCTEKLNFEHILEPQCRPSSDSNSKDHQKNLLESSEDSQFKLNLIHLSLFPKLQEPGLGFPKFGCRDYKNLLIHVWANDDNVQKALHVHNRIFWMRCNSSSLPYRRYFQSVVSYHLSLNTRGYRALIYSGDHDMVVPYLGTLAWIRSLNFTVIHLWRPWLVDGEIAGYSRKHSNDFTFATVKVRVLVNFLH, from the exons ATGATCTTTAATCTGCTGCTTTGCTCAAAGCCACAGCTGGTTACTTGCACAATTATCAAGTCCCTGCCAGGATTTCCTGGTTCCCTTCccttcaaacttgaaactgg GTATATTGGGGCTGATGAGAAAGAAGATGTGCAGCTCTTCTATTACTTTGTTGAATCTGAAAGAAACCCAAGGGATGATCCTCTTATGCTCTGGCTCACTGGTGGTCCGACTTGCTCTGGTCTATCTGGGCTTGCTTTTGAGATAG GCCCTATGAAGTTTAACATGGTAGAGTATAATGGTAGCTTACCAACTTTTGTGATTAATCCGTACTCATGGACAAAG GTTTCCAGCATAATATTTGTGGATGCACCTATTGGCACCGGGTTTTCATATTCAAGAAGCTCGAAAGGGTCCAGTGATACTTTCTTTGTTAATCATATTTATGGTTTCCTCAAGAAG TGGTTACTCTCTCACCCTGAATTCATTTCAAACCCAATCTACGTTGCTGGTGACTCATTCTCTGGCATGATTGTTCCAGTTGTAGCTGAAGAAATAGCGAAGG GTATTGAAGCTGGAAGCATACCAGAAATCAATTTCAAA GGTTATCTACTTGGGAACCCATCGACAGATATTAATATTGATGCGAATTCAAGGGTTCCATTTGCCCATCGACTCGCACTTATACCAGATGAACTCTACAAG TCAGCAAAAAAGAGTTGCAGAGGACTGTACACAGGAATCAACCAAAGCAATAAACAATGTGCAATGGATCTCCAGGCTTTCTCAGTG TGcactgaaaaattaaattttgagcACATCTTGGAGCCTCAGTGTAGACCAAGCTCTGATTCAAATAGTAAGGACCACCAGAAGAATCTCCTAGAAAGCTCGGAAGATTCGCAATTTAAACTTAACTTGATTCATCTGAGCCTTTTTCCAAAACTTCAAGAGCCAGGACTTGGTTTTCCAAAATTTGGGTGCAGG GATTACAAGAATTTGCTGATCCATGTTTGGGCGAACGATGATAATGTTCAAAAGGCGCTTCATGTTCACAAT AGGATTTTCTGGATGAGATGCAACAGCAGCAGCTTGCCATACAGAAGATATTTCCAAAGTGTGGTTAGCTATCATCTATCTCTCAACACGAGAGGTTATCGAGCTCTAATATACAG CGGTGACCATGACATGGTGGTACCCTACCTGGGAACCCTCGCATGGATTAGGTCTCTGAACTTTACCGTCATTCATCTCTGGAGACCGTGGCTGGTTGACGGTGAAATTGCAGG ATACTCAAGGAAACATTCAAACGACTTTACATTTGCAACTGTTAAAGTAAGAGTGCTTGTGAATTTCCTACACTAA
- the LOC117631236 gene encoding galactomannan galactosyltransferase 1-like, whose translation MLSPELPPMSKPSPRTKPSSWLADSLLFLSGAFLALLVLFTFYSFVSTYSSPNFGRTVTSPPPTAEPDQCSDDANLRRDPPDPTFYDDREVRYTLGDPVQNWDEKRRQWLLLHPSLAPGAGKRILMVTGSQPGACRNPIGDHLLLRFFKNKVDYCRLHGHEIFYNNALLHPRMGSYWAKLPVIRAAMVAHPEVEWIWWVDSDALFTDMEFKLPLDRYKNHNLVVHGWAHLVMETHSWTGLNAGVFLIRNCQWTMDLLEVWASMGPQTPDYEKWGETLRSTFKDKAFPESDDQTGLAYLIYKEKEKWGKKIYMESEYYFEGYWAEIVGTLDKIEDRYAEIERGEEDNAVRLRRRHAEKVSEQYGAFREEYLSEAGYGRGSWRRPFITHFTGCQPCSGRHNEMYKANSCWDGMEKALNFADNQVLRKYGYVHPSTMDRAVSTVPFDYPSE comes from the coding sequence ATGCTCTCGCCTGAGCTCCCTCCAATGTCGAAACCCTCACCCAGAACCAAGCCCTCTTCTTGGCTCGCCGATAGCTTGCTCTTCCTCAGCGGTGCATTTCTCGCTCTCCTCGTCCTCTTCACTTTTTACTCCTTCGTAAGCACTTATTCATCCCCCAATTTCGGCCGTACGGTCACTTCTCCGCCGCCCACCGCCGAACCCGATCAATGCTCCGACGATGCTAACCTACGCCGCGACCCGCCGGACCCGACCTTTTACGACGACCGGGAAGTCCGGTACACGCTCGGGGACCCGGTTCAGAACTGGGACGAGAAGCGGCGGCAGTGGCTGCTCCTTCATCCCTCGCTCGCCCCCGGAGCAGGGAAGAGGATTCTGATGGTGACGGGATCTCAGCCGGGCGCGTGTCGCAATCCTATCGGCGATCATCTCCTCTTGCGATTCTTCAAGAACAAGGTGGACTACTGTAGACTCCACGGGCACGAAATCTTTTACAACAACGCGCTGCTGCACCCGCGGATGGGCAGCTACTGGGCCAAGCTGCCAGTAATCCGGGCCGCCATGGTGGCGCACCCGGAGGTCGAGTGGATCTGGTGGGTCGACTCGGACGCGTTGTTCACCGACATGGAGTTCAAGCTCCCGTTGGACCGGTACAAGAATCACAACCTCGTCGTCCACGGCTGGGCCCACCTGGTCATGGAGACGCACAGTTGGACGGGGCTCAACGCCGGCGTGTTCTTGATCAGGAACTGCCAGTGGACCATGGATTTGCTCGAGGTGTGGGCCAGCATGGGCCCACAGACCCCGGACTACGAGAAATGGGGAGAAACCCTCCGGTCAACGTTCAAGGACAAGGCGTTCCCGGAGTCAGACGATCAGACGGGCCTCGCTTACTTGATCTACAAGGAGAAGGAAAAGTGGGGGAAGAAGATTTATATGGAGAGCGAGTATTATTTTGAAGGGTACTGGGCGGAGATCGTCGGGACGCTTGACAAGATCGAGGACCGGTACGCGGAGATAGAGAGAGGGGAGGAGGACAATGCGGTGCGTTTAAGGAGGCGGCACGCGGAGAAGGTGAGCGAGCAATACGGTGCGTTTCGGGAGGAGTATTTGAGTGAGGCGGGGTACGGGAGAGGGAGCTGGAGGCGACCGTTCATCACGCACTTCACCGGATGCCAGCCGTGCAGTGGGAGGCACAACGAGATGTACAAGGCGAATTCGTGTTGGGATGGGATGGAGAAAGCGTTGAATTTCGCTGATAATCAGGTGCTTCGCAAATACGGTTACGTGCACCCGAGCACAATGGATCGTGCGGTCTCTACCGTGCCGTTTGATTACCCGTCCGAGTAA
- the LOC117632580 gene encoding glycosyltransferase 6-like, which yields MAKSTLQTKPCADGFCFLAGLFFGLFCFWSLTLYHYKPHFGFIPFSAKASDYGGEAPILHSDPPHETFYDDPELSYFIEKPVNNWDQKRHVWLDLHPSFTAGSRDRVLLVTGSQPSVCKNPIGDHLLLRFFKNKVDYCRLHGHDIFYNDAYLHPKMDSYWAKLPIIQAAMVAHPEAEWIWWMDSDAVFTDMEFKVPLGRYKDHNLVVHGWPNMVYEEKNKSWTGLNAGVLLIRNCQWSMDLIDVWASMGPLSPDFERWGQILTSVFKDKLFSVSDDQSSLIYLLFTNKEKWGDKTYLEGEYNLEGYWLALVGKYDTLAESYIKMERNEGVLRRRHAEKVNDWYDAEREKYLQGHERRPFVTHFTGCQPCSGEHNPQYSADSCWNEMKRALNYADNQVLKNYGFVHPELTSSEVSVVI from the coding sequence ATGGCGAAATCGACCCTTCAAACAAAACCCTGTGCAGACGGGTTTTGTTTTCTCGCTGGCCTCTTCTTCGgccttttttgtttctggtCCCTAACCCTTTACCATTACAAACCCCATTTTGGCTTCATCCCTTTTTCTGCAAAAGCCTCAGATTACGGGGGCGAGGCTCCGATTCTCCATTCCGACCCACCCCATGAAACCTTCTACGACGACCCGGAACTGAGCTACTTCATAGAGAAGCCGGTCAATAACTGGGACCAGAAGCGGCACGTTTGGCTAGACCTTCACCCGTCATTCACCGCCGGTTCACGAGATCGGGTCCTCCTCGTCACCGGATCGCAGCCGTCCGTTTGTAAGAACCCGATTGGCGACCATCTCCTTCTGAGGTTCTTCAAGAACAAGGTGGACTATTGTCGTCTCCATGGCCACGACATTTTCTACAACGACGCATACTTGCATCCCAAGATGGACTCTTATTGGGCCAAGCTACCTATAATTCAGGCCGCGATGGTGGCCCACCCGGAAGCTGAATGGATCTGGTGGATGGACTCCGACGCCGTGTTCACCGACATGGAGTTTAAGGTTCCGCTGGGCCGGTACAAAGACCACAATCTTGTGGTCCATGGTTGGCCCAATATGGTTTACGaggagaagaataaaagttGGACCGGGCTTAACGCCGGCGTACTGTTAATCCGAAACTGTCAATGGTCCATGGATTTGATTGATGTATGGGCCTCGATGGGCCCATTGAGTCCGGATTTTGAAAGGTGGGGCCAGATTTTAACATCGGTATTTAAAGACAAGTTATTCTCGGTGTCGGACGATCAATCGTCTCtgatttatttactttttacgAATAAGGAGAAATGGGGGGACAAGACTTATTTGGAAGGAGAGTATAATTTAGAAGGTTATTGGTTGGCTCTAGTTGGGAAATATGATACTTTGGCAGAGAGTTATATTAAGATGGAGCGAAACGAGGGCGTTTTGAGGAGGAGACATGCGGAGAAAGTAAATGACTGGTATGATgcggagagagaaaaatatctCCAGGGGCATGAGAGGAGACCTTTCGTGACGCATTTTACAGGTTGTCAACCTTGCAGTGGAGAGCACAATCCACAATATTCGGCCGATTCATGTTGGAATGAGATGAAGAGGGCTTTGAATTACGCGGATAATCAAGTGCTTAAGAACTATGGTTTTGTGCATCCGGAATTGACTTCCTCAGAAGTTTCTGTTGTAAtctaa
- the LOC117631656 gene encoding heptahelical transmembrane protein 4-like isoform X1: MGSEIQTFEDSKLSSEAMEDHQACSPKEGKGKRLWKKVKYQLVEYHTLPNYLRDNEYILGHYRSEWPLKQVLLSMFTIHNETLNVWTHLIGFFLFLSLTIYTAIKLPEVVDLHALQHFPDVLKKADLHKLHEEFMTCLPSLPNMPDLNRLREELKTSLPSMDLLPSLSGWHVMELLNNCLPQRFSHGNQTDVCVLSSMKEDLANIVAPLMLRPITRWPFFAFLGGAMFCLLSSSACHLLSCHSERMSYIMLRLDYAGIAALISTSFYPLVYYSFMCNPFFCNLYMGFITLLGIATVLVSLIPVFQNPEYRIVRVSLFLSMGMSGILPVMHKLVLFSDQPEALHTTGYEILMGALYGVGALVYATRVPERWMPGKFDIAGHSHQLFHILVVAGAYTHYRAGLVYLKWRDLEGC, translated from the exons ATGGGCAGTGAGATCCAGACTTTTGAAGATTCAAAACTGTCATCTGAAGCAATGGAGGACCATCAGGCATGTTCACCGAAGGAAGGTAAAGGAAAGCGGCTGTGGAAGAAGGTGAAGTATCAGCTGGTTGAGTACCACACTTTACCCAACTACTTAAGGGACAACGAGTACATTTTGGGCCATTACCGGTCCGAATGGCCGTTGAAGCAGGTCTTGCTTAGTATGTTTACTATCCACAATGAGACGCTAAATGTTTGGAC GCATTTGATCgggttcttcctttttctctccctGACCATATACACTGCAATTAAGCTTCCAGAGGTCGTTGATCTTCATGCTCTACAGCATTTTCCTGATGTGCTGAAAAAAGCTGATTTGCACAAATTACATGAAGAATTCATGACATGCCTCCCTTCCTTACCCAACATGCCTGATCTGAACAGACTTAGAGAAGAGTTGAAGACTTCATTACCTTCAATGGATCTGCTCCCGTCACTCTCTGGTTGGCATGTCATGGAACTTCTGAATAATTGTTTGCCTCAACGATTCTCCCATGGCAACCAAACTGATGTTTGTGTTCTG AGTAGCATGAAGGAGGATTTAGCGAACATAGTAGCACCACTTATGCTGAGGCCAATCACACGATGGCCATTCTTTGCTTTCTTGGGAGGAGCCATGTTTTGCTTGTTGTCCAGCAGTGCGTGCCATCTTCTCTCTTGCCATTCTGAGCGAATGTCATATATCATGCTCAGACTGGACTATGCTGGAATTGCAGCCCTTATATCTACCTCATTCTACCCCCTTGTCTACTACTCCTTCATGTGTAACCCTTTCTTCTGCAACCTCTACATGGGATTTATAACCCTCTTGGGAATTGCTACAGTATTGGTTTCCCTCATACCAGTCTTTCAGAATCCTGAATATCGTATTGTTCGTGTATCTCTATTTTTAAGCATGGGCATGTCTGGGATTTTACCTGTTATGCACAAGCTTGTCTTGTTTTCTGATCAACCTGAGGCACTCCACACAACCGGGTATGAGATTCTAATGGGGGCTCTCTATGGGGTTGGAGCCTTGGTTTATGCCACAAGGGTTCCAGAACGATGGATGCCTGGGAAATTCGACATTGCAGGGCATAGCCACCAATTGTTTCACATATTAGTAGTGGCAGGCGCGTACACTCATTACCGTGCAGGACTTGTTTACCTCAAATGGCGCGATCTAGAAGGTTGCTGA
- the LOC117632717 gene encoding uncharacterized protein LOC117632717: protein MIMAKARKESRLARFLKSPIRILIKARDFYIKSMTECSGTFDYATAMGCPTQIPSSLPKSYSTNSTKSSASNNEDYRELLRAASTRSVRSKVEFDLAQKAQQPRQPPMAAEPNTVPRSRSVGIGRIDEDKACEFDEEEVKVKRDVYPRSRSHAVSRRKIMS, encoded by the coding sequence ATGATCATGGCCAAGGCCAGGAAAGAAAGCAGACTCGCCAGGTTTTTGAAGTCCCCAATAAGGATTTTAATCAAGGCCAGGGACTTCTACATCAAGAGCATGACAGAGTGCTCGGGTACGTTTGATTATGCCACGGCGATGGGTTGCCCTACCCAAATCCCAAGTTCTTTGCCTAAAAGCTACAGCACCAACTCCACCAAATCCAGCGCCTCTAACAATGAAGATTACAGGGAGCTTCTGAGGGCTGCTTCTACTAGGAGTGTAAGAAGTAAAGTTGAATTTGATCTTGCTCAAAAAGCGCAACAGCCTAGGCAGCCTCCAATGGCGGCAGAGCCCAACACCGTGCCTCGCAGTCGTAGCGTTGGGATTGGAAGGATTGATGAAGACAAGGCTTGTGagtttgatgaagaagaagtcAAGGTGAAGAGAGATGTGTATCCAAGAAGTAGAAGCCACGCTGTTTCTAGGAGAAAAATTATGTCCTAG
- the LOC117631656 gene encoding heptahelical transmembrane protein 4-like isoform X2, which yields MGSEIQTFEDSKLSSEAMEDHQACSPKEGKGKRLWKKVKYQLVEYHTLPNYLRDNEYILGHYRSEWPLKQVLLSMFTIHNETLNVWTHLIGFFLFLSLTIYTAIKLPEVVDLHALQHFPDVLKKADLHKLHEEFMTCLPSLPNMPDLNRLREELKTSLPSMDLLPSLSGWHVMELLNNCLPQRFSHGNQTDSSMKEDLANIVAPLMLRPITRWPFFAFLGGAMFCLLSSSACHLLSCHSERMSYIMLRLDYAGIAALISTSFYPLVYYSFMCNPFFCNLYMGFITLLGIATVLVSLIPVFQNPEYRIVRVSLFLSMGMSGILPVMHKLVLFSDQPEALHTTGYEILMGALYGVGALVYATRVPERWMPGKFDIAGHSHQLFHILVVAGAYTHYRAGLVYLKWRDLEGC from the exons ATGGGCAGTGAGATCCAGACTTTTGAAGATTCAAAACTGTCATCTGAAGCAATGGAGGACCATCAGGCATGTTCACCGAAGGAAGGTAAAGGAAAGCGGCTGTGGAAGAAGGTGAAGTATCAGCTGGTTGAGTACCACACTTTACCCAACTACTTAAGGGACAACGAGTACATTTTGGGCCATTACCGGTCCGAATGGCCGTTGAAGCAGGTCTTGCTTAGTATGTTTACTATCCACAATGAGACGCTAAATGTTTGGAC GCATTTGATCgggttcttcctttttctctccctGACCATATACACTGCAATTAAGCTTCCAGAGGTCGTTGATCTTCATGCTCTACAGCATTTTCCTGATGTGCTGAAAAAAGCTGATTTGCACAAATTACATGAAGAATTCATGACATGCCTCCCTTCCTTACCCAACATGCCTGATCTGAACAGACTTAGAGAAGAGTTGAAGACTTCATTACCTTCAATGGATCTGCTCCCGTCACTCTCTGGTTGGCATGTCATGGAACTTCTGAATAATTGTTTGCCTCAACGATTCTCCCATGGCAACCAAACTGAT AGTAGCATGAAGGAGGATTTAGCGAACATAGTAGCACCACTTATGCTGAGGCCAATCACACGATGGCCATTCTTTGCTTTCTTGGGAGGAGCCATGTTTTGCTTGTTGTCCAGCAGTGCGTGCCATCTTCTCTCTTGCCATTCTGAGCGAATGTCATATATCATGCTCAGACTGGACTATGCTGGAATTGCAGCCCTTATATCTACCTCATTCTACCCCCTTGTCTACTACTCCTTCATGTGTAACCCTTTCTTCTGCAACCTCTACATGGGATTTATAACCCTCTTGGGAATTGCTACAGTATTGGTTTCCCTCATACCAGTCTTTCAGAATCCTGAATATCGTATTGTTCGTGTATCTCTATTTTTAAGCATGGGCATGTCTGGGATTTTACCTGTTATGCACAAGCTTGTCTTGTTTTCTGATCAACCTGAGGCACTCCACACAACCGGGTATGAGATTCTAATGGGGGCTCTCTATGGGGTTGGAGCCTTGGTTTATGCCACAAGGGTTCCAGAACGATGGATGCCTGGGAAATTCGACATTGCAGGGCATAGCCACCAATTGTTTCACATATTAGTAGTGGCAGGCGCGTACACTCATTACCGTGCAGGACTTGTTTACCTCAAATGGCGCGATCTAGAAGGTTGCTGA
- the LOC117631237 gene encoding uncharacterized protein LOC117631237: MRREEKRRKFNEAVLNTFFPPPSPPSSPPVHSPKDEDVPLSILLQDFEEDLGESGSTTTSGDDDGNGESEPQRLTRAQRKRLRKKKLKDDASRRRELIGPLLPPTVDQGENEAQGVRRNASEEPDAAIVKKPGDEPPACSNQNKVKQRRKAKKLAREREQD; encoded by the exons ATGCGCAGGGAAGAGAAGAGACGCAAGTTCAATGAAGCTGTCCTCAACACATTTTTCCCGCCTCCTTCCCCTccatcatcaccaccagtACACAGT CCAAAAGATGAGGACGTGCCATTGAGCATTTTGCTTCAAGACTTTGAAGAAGACTTGGGGGAAAGTGGGTCTACAACGACGAGCGGTGACGATGATGGTAATGGTGAAAGTGAGCCTCAGAGGCTTACAAGGGCTCAGCGGAAGAGACTCCGCAAGAAGAAGCTCAAGGACGATGCTTCCCGCCGTAGGGAACTTATTGGGCCCCTTTTACCTCCAACCGTCGATCAAGGTGAAAACGAAGCTCAAGGTGTTCGACGTAATGCCTCTGAGGAACCTGATGCTGCTATCGTCAAGAAAC CAGGAGATGAGCCACCTGCTTGCAGTAATCAGAACAAGGTAAAGCAAAGGAGGAAGGCAAAGAAGCTGGCCAGGGAAAGAGAGCAAGATTGA